The Paenibacillus sp. YPG26 genome includes a window with the following:
- a CDS encoding M23 family metallopeptidase, which yields MKKWLSVVVVIALAAVVFQPVEGYAKKRTIDQIDHELRLLQQQAKAAKNQQQEAEEDKQEAMHYKNKATNFLQQVMEQIDTVSNELAGITSEIDKTEDQLRVTAEKIDQTQKRIDEREKLLDSRVRLMYTDGAVSYLDVLLSSTSFTDFLDRADSLQAIAQQDQTILTDHKRDKELILKEQANLKSSYAKAKQLYNDAESRKVILAAKEKEKQKLIANYQSDIEESDDISAHQDQMLVQIASKRAKLAQEKNKIRAAQIYAYNQKKKSRTVKVTSRSTSSSSSSSSSSSNSGSSSSAGSSEGFKGNGGSMTLPVRGARISSNYGYRIHPISGVKKLHNGTDFAVGEGTSVYAADSGNVIVAEWWSGYGNCVIIDHGNNIWTLYGHLKQINVSKGDNVQRGEMIAESGNTGASTGPHLHFEVRENGTPVDPMPYL from the coding sequence TTGAAAAAATGGTTATCTGTCGTCGTCGTTATCGCTCTGGCTGCGGTTGTCTTCCAGCCTGTTGAAGGATATGCCAAGAAAAGAACAATCGATCAGATCGATCACGAGCTAAGATTGCTGCAGCAGCAGGCCAAGGCCGCCAAGAATCAACAGCAGGAAGCTGAGGAAGATAAGCAGGAAGCCATGCATTACAAGAATAAAGCTACTAATTTCCTTCAGCAGGTGATGGAGCAGATCGATACCGTAAGTAACGAGCTCGCCGGCATCACCAGTGAGATCGATAAGACCGAGGATCAGCTGCGTGTAACCGCAGAGAAGATCGATCAGACCCAGAAGCGGATTGATGAACGGGAGAAGCTGCTGGATTCCAGGGTTCGGCTCATGTATACGGATGGAGCTGTATCTTATCTGGATGTGCTGCTCTCTTCAACAAGCTTCACGGATTTCCTGGACCGGGCAGATTCACTCCAAGCCATTGCCCAGCAGGATCAGACCATCCTGACGGATCATAAGAGGGATAAGGAACTGATTCTGAAGGAGCAGGCGAACTTGAAGAGTTCGTATGCCAAGGCCAAGCAGCTGTATAACGATGCAGAGTCACGCAAGGTGATTCTGGCAGCCAAAGAGAAAGAAAAGCAAAAGCTGATCGCGAACTATCAATCAGACATTGAAGAGTCGGATGATATCAGTGCCCATCAGGATCAGATGCTGGTACAGATCGCTTCCAAGAGAGCCAAGCTCGCTCAGGAGAAGAACAAGATCAGAGCTGCTCAAATCTATGCATATAATCAGAAGAAGAAGAGCAGAACCGTTAAGGTCACAAGCCGAAGCACAAGTTCCAGTTCCAGCAGCTCCAGCAGCTCCAGTAATTCTGGCAGCTCCAGTTCAGCGGGAAGCAGTGAAGGATTCAAGGGGAACGGAGGGTCCATGACCCTGCCTGTAAGGGGTGCCCGGATATCCTCCAACTACGGTTACCGGATTCACCCGATATCGGGGGTCAAGAAGCTTCATAACGGAACGGACTTTGCTGTAGGCGAAGGAACGAGTGTATATGCTGCAGACAGCGGGAATGTAATTGTGGCAGAATGGTGGAGCGGTTATGGTAACTGTGTCATCATTGACCACGGGAATAATATTTGGACATTATACGGCCATCTTAAGCAGATTAACGTGAGTAAGGGCGACAATGTGCAGCGTGGCGAGATGATCGCGGAATCCGGCAACACGGGCGCTTCTACGGGTCCACACCTTCATTTTGAAGTTCGTGAGAACGGTACTCCGGTCGACCCGATGCCATATCTGTAA
- a CDS encoding flagellar motor protein MotB, with translation MRQRLNRRTRQEASDSKDRWMITYADLITLLLIFFIIMYAMSRLDVEKYAIVNESLQLTFKSGDSLLEKGSGITGSADKYPSKNPAPTAPGTDNSNANQDGNSGSTKPLTDREQAFREQEEQLQSLMKVIQEYIKSNNLEDQIFVADLAKGITITLSDRFLFDVGKAELKAGSSEALDKLASLFRKLDTVIGIEGHTDNQPVGRGSRYKDNWELSGARALSVLRYFVGTAKLNAAEFQYAGYADTRPAGDNSTQQGRQKNRRVEITVLRQLQK, from the coding sequence ATGAGGCAGCGTCTGAACAGGCGGACACGGCAAGAAGCCAGTGACTCCAAGGACCGGTGGATGATTACCTATGCGGATCTGATCACCCTGCTGCTCATTTTCTTCATCATCATGTATGCCATGAGCCGGCTTGATGTTGAGAAATATGCGATCGTTAACGAATCGCTGCAGCTCACGTTCAAGAGTGGGGACTCTCTGCTTGAGAAAGGTTCTGGAATTACGGGTTCGGCTGACAAGTACCCCTCCAAGAACCCTGCACCCACCGCACCGGGAACGGATAATAGCAACGCTAACCAGGACGGGAACTCCGGAAGCACCAAGCCGCTTACCGACCGGGAGCAGGCCTTCCGGGAGCAGGAGGAGCAGCTGCAAAGTCTTATGAAGGTGATCCAGGAATATATCAAGAGCAATAACCTGGAGGATCAGATATTTGTGGCCGATCTGGCCAAAGGCATCACGATCACGCTCAGCGACCGCTTTCTCTTCGACGTCGGCAAAGCCGAGCTGAAAGCAGGCTCTTCCGAAGCGCTGGACAAGCTGGCCAGCCTGTTCCGCAAGCTGGATACGGTGATCGGTATCGAAGGTCATACAGATAATCAGCCGGTCGGCCGGGGTTCACGCTATAAGGATAACTGGGAGTTATCGGGTGCGCGGGCTCTGTCGGTGCTGCGATATTTCGTCGGTACCGCCAAGCTGAATGCTGCGGAGTTCCAGTATGCCGGATATGCGGATACCCGCCCGGCCGGGGACAACTCAACCCAGCAGGGCAGACAGAAGAACCGGCGCGTGGAGATTACGGTGCTGAGACAGCTGCAAAAGTAA
- a CDS encoding VanW family protein, with product MKKLHVLLIVLASLLLLAAVSFGLLQLYASRTTVPSGVQVGGIEIGGLPLHTARIRMEKELSRMENAPVVFSIPASGTSPPLIVQANWRQAGVHYTAKEWLNAAQQLTQGSIWSRASARWRLAKRWSLSVHWDKTRLRRTFSPSWEVRQFGESLNAKRIIGSDDSISYEPGQPVTRIDWAEFENTFRQSIPASIHRDMMDLPTRIPVALRPANPAVTLDTLRSQGIQRKISEFSTSLLSSKAGRLHNIEAAAKVIDDMLLAPGEIFDYAKVIDKAEHEYGFKPAPVIVQGKLVPGIGGGICQVSSTLYNAAIRAGLGIVERRNHSLPVSYLPKGQDATFAKGFINFRFKNTTTHYILIKAALNMDNLSIKLFGDIPDNVSYRLDSRTVKLLPIPQKFVKNNTLALGEQQVIQQGKMGYIVETYRIKYVDGEIAETRKISRDTYHPQPAVIAINMPDQSRAPSEPEGSQAPLIEDGVQGPIFSGP from the coding sequence ATGAAAAAGCTTCATGTCCTTCTGATAGTCCTTGCTTCCCTCCTGCTGCTTGCGGCCGTCTCCTTCGGACTGCTGCAATTGTACGCTTCCAGAACTACCGTGCCTTCAGGAGTACAGGTAGGCGGAATTGAAATCGGGGGATTACCTCTACACACAGCCCGGATCAGAATGGAGAAGGAGCTATCCCGGATGGAGAACGCACCGGTTGTCTTCTCCATTCCCGCCAGCGGAACAAGCCCTCCGCTTATAGTTCAGGCTAATTGGAGACAGGCGGGAGTTCATTATACAGCCAAGGAATGGCTGAATGCGGCGCAGCAGCTTACCCAAGGCTCCATCTGGAGCCGCGCGTCAGCGAGGTGGCGTCTGGCCAAGCGGTGGAGCTTGTCGGTTCATTGGGACAAGACCCGTCTCCGGAGGACCTTCAGTCCCTCTTGGGAGGTCCGGCAGTTCGGAGAATCACTCAACGCCAAACGGATAATCGGTTCGGATGACAGCATCAGCTACGAGCCAGGACAGCCTGTGACACGTATTGACTGGGCAGAATTCGAGAATACATTCAGACAGTCTATTCCTGCTTCTATTCATAGAGATATGATGGATTTACCAACAAGGATTCCGGTGGCTCTGAGGCCCGCCAACCCTGCTGTTACACTGGACACACTTAGAAGCCAGGGCATTCAGCGCAAAATATCCGAATTCTCCACCTCCCTTCTATCCAGCAAAGCAGGCAGACTGCATAACATAGAGGCTGCTGCCAAGGTGATCGACGACATGCTGCTCGCTCCCGGGGAGATATTCGACTATGCCAAAGTGATTGACAAGGCTGAACATGAGTACGGCTTCAAGCCTGCGCCGGTGATTGTGCAGGGCAAGCTTGTTCCGGGAATTGGCGGAGGAATCTGTCAGGTCTCCAGCACACTGTATAATGCGGCAATTCGGGCCGGACTAGGCATTGTAGAGCGGCGTAACCACTCTCTGCCGGTCAGCTATCTGCCTAAGGGGCAGGATGCTACTTTTGCCAAGGGATTCATTAATTTCCGCTTCAAGAATACGACTACCCACTATATTCTGATTAAAGCCGCCCTGAATATGGACAATCTGAGCATCAAGCTATTCGGGGATATTCCGGACAATGTCAGCTATAGACTCGACTCCCGGACCGTGAAGCTTCTGCCCATTCCCCAGAAGTTCGTCAAGAATAATACACTGGCCCTCGGGGAGCAGCAGGTTATTCAGCAGGGGAAGATGGGTTATATTGTCGAGACTTACCGGATTAAGTATGTAGACGGAGAGATCGCTGAGACCCGGAAAATATCCCGGGATACTTATCATCCCCAACCCGCGGTTATCGCCATTAATATGCCTGATCAGAGCAGGGCTCCTTCTGAACCTGAAGGTTCACAAGCCCCTCTGATCGAAGATGGCGTACAAGGGCCGATATTCTCCGGCCCGTGA
- a CDS encoding PDZ domain-containing protein, whose amino-acid sequence MEIVLEWVWRLSDALVQFLAQPFYYISIILIMLQYRRQVHLERKLFHIRLHSWGRQTWSTVLGGLLAGIMVSLVSAFLGTTLTFNGVILIWAISIILLFFRVRYLCFAYSVGLLGVIQFILSWFPDFELAGFGQEVLIAIRELNIPSLLALVALLHLAEALLVRWQGAAFAGPLFYEGKRGKVVGGYQMKSFWPVPLFLLIPAQTTGSLLPWTPFFGGDAWQGGFSLMALPVVIGFSEMTVSTLPKNKARLTSSRLLVYAIALLGLAMLSGWWSPLTIVAALAAFGLHELLVWYSRFEEQNRSPFFVHPQRGLKVLAVLPGSPAEELGIKVGEVIYKVNGSPVNTKEALHSGLRMNPAFCKLEVLNEQGESKFLQRAIYAGDHHQLGVILAPDDNASVALRLKPLSLLELLSPRRGIGGRNGAPKGTPKGATKEATIGSQKSAEGSTLDR is encoded by the coding sequence TTGGAGATCGTGCTTGAATGGGTATGGAGGCTGTCGGATGCCCTGGTGCAGTTCCTTGCGCAGCCGTTTTATTATATTTCGATTATTCTAATTATGCTTCAATACCGAAGACAGGTGCATCTTGAACGTAAGCTATTCCATATCCGGCTTCACAGTTGGGGGCGTCAGACGTGGAGTACCGTACTCGGCGGGCTGCTGGCCGGGATTATGGTGTCGCTGGTATCGGCATTCCTGGGGACCACGCTTACTTTTAATGGTGTGATTCTTATATGGGCGATTTCGATTATACTGCTATTCTTTCGTGTGCGTTACTTGTGTTTCGCCTATTCGGTTGGCCTGCTTGGTGTGATTCAGTTCATCCTGAGCTGGTTCCCGGATTTCGAACTGGCCGGATTCGGACAAGAGGTCCTTATTGCCATTCGGGAGCTGAATATTCCTTCGCTTCTTGCTCTTGTGGCCCTGCTGCATCTCGCAGAGGCGCTGCTGGTCAGATGGCAGGGGGCGGCATTTGCCGGACCACTGTTCTACGAAGGCAAGCGGGGAAAAGTAGTCGGTGGTTACCAGATGAAGAGCTTCTGGCCCGTGCCGCTGTTCCTGCTTATTCCGGCACAGACGACAGGCAGTCTGCTGCCATGGACGCCATTCTTCGGCGGGGATGCATGGCAGGGCGGCTTCAGTCTGATGGCTCTGCCGGTTGTCATCGGCTTTAGTGAGATGACGGTCAGCACCTTGCCCAAGAATAAAGCCCGGCTAACTTCGAGCCGCTTGCTGGTCTATGCCATAGCGCTGCTAGGACTGGCGATGCTCTCGGGATGGTGGAGTCCCCTGACCATAGTGGCCGCGCTGGCTGCATTTGGGCTTCATGAGCTGCTCGTATGGTACAGCCGGTTCGAGGAGCAGAATCGAAGTCCATTCTTCGTTCATCCGCAGCGGGGACTCAAGGTGCTTGCCGTGCTGCCAGGCAGTCCAGCCGAGGAGCTTGGGATCAAGGTGGGGGAAGTTATTTACAAAGTGAACGGGTCACCAGTGAATACGAAGGAAGCCCTGCATTCGGGGCTGCGAATGAACCCCGCCTTCTGCAAGCTTGAAGTATTGAATGAGCAAGGGGAGAGCAAGTTCCTCCAGAGGGCAATCTACGCCGGGGACCATCACCAGCTGGGGGTCATCCTCGCGCCGGACGATAATGCTTCCGTGGCTCTGAGGCTCAAGCCGCTGTCGCTGCTTGAGCTGCTGTCACCGCGCCGGGGGATAGGAGGGCGCAATGGAGCTCCTAAGGGAACACCTAAGGGAGCAACCAAGGAAGCAACGATAGGGAGCCAAAAGTCAGCCGAAGGCAGCACATTGGACAGGTAA
- a CDS encoding S41 family peptidase, translating into MYKGRTVALFVVVAVLVSSALTMTLTGNWGFVSRSGSPVSGIFASVGGQAASQEDMSKIETALNLVKKNYVQDVDQSKLVDGAINGIMSALDDPFSSYMGKATAQEFTSQIQGSFSGIGAEVSMENGNVVVVSPIKGSPAEKAGIHAKDILLSVNGTSFEGLSLNEAVSKIRGPKGSEAKVKVKRAGSAAPLEFVIKRDDIAVETVHAHMEKGDIGYIEIREFSMNTGKRFEKELKSLESKGMKGLVIDVRNNPGGVLSVVIDMAEHLIGKDKVIVQVENKEKQRDQTLSKGTAKPYPIVVLTNKGSASASEILAGALKESANAKLVGDATYGKGTVQTSFDKELGDGSLLKITIAKWLTPNGEWIHKKGIKPDIAVSQPAYFSVAPINKEKTLKFDMNNEDVKSAQVMLDGLGYAPGRKDGYFDAQTVNAVKSFQESSKLAATGEIDAKTADALEKSLIAHIRDPKNDVQLDRAYTEIRKEIASPSSNK; encoded by the coding sequence GTGTATAAAGGACGTACAGTAGCTCTGTTCGTTGTAGTAGCTGTGCTCGTAAGCAGCGCGCTTACAATGACGTTAACAGGGAATTGGGGCTTTGTAAGCAGAAGCGGTTCACCGGTTAGCGGAATATTTGCCTCAGTTGGAGGCCAGGCTGCAAGCCAGGAAGATATGAGCAAGATTGAGACCGCATTAAATCTGGTCAAGAAGAATTATGTGCAGGATGTGGATCAGAGCAAGCTGGTTGATGGAGCCATCAACGGAATTATGAGTGCGCTTGATGATCCGTTCTCTTCTTATATGGGCAAAGCAACCGCACAAGAGTTCACTTCTCAGATCCAGGGTTCCTTCTCGGGAATTGGAGCGGAGGTATCCATGGAGAACGGGAACGTTGTTGTGGTATCTCCCATCAAAGGATCGCCGGCCGAGAAAGCAGGTATCCATGCCAAGGACATTCTGCTGTCGGTGAATGGCACGTCTTTTGAAGGACTTAGTCTGAATGAAGCGGTCAGCAAAATCCGCGGGCCCAAAGGGTCGGAGGCTAAAGTCAAGGTCAAGCGTGCAGGGTCTGCGGCCCCGCTGGAGTTCGTCATCAAGCGCGATGACATTGCGGTGGAGACCGTTCATGCCCATATGGAGAAAGGTGATATCGGGTATATTGAGATCAGAGAGTTCTCCATGAATACAGGCAAGCGCTTCGAGAAGGAACTGAAGTCTTTGGAGAGCAAAGGGATGAAAGGGCTTGTTATCGATGTTCGTAATAACCCGGGCGGCGTATTGTCTGTCGTTATCGATATGGCGGAGCACCTGATCGGCAAAGACAAGGTGATTGTTCAGGTGGAGAACAAAGAGAAGCAGAGAGACCAGACACTGTCCAAGGGCACGGCCAAGCCATACCCGATCGTTGTGCTTACGAACAAGGGAAGCGCCAGCGCATCCGAGATTTTGGCAGGCGCGCTGAAGGAGTCGGCCAATGCCAAGCTGGTCGGAGATGCCACTTACGGAAAAGGGACGGTACAGACCAGCTTCGACAAAGAGCTTGGAGATGGCAGCCTGTTGAAGATCACCATCGCCAAATGGCTTACGCCAAACGGAGAATGGATTCATAAGAAGGGCATTAAGCCGGACATCGCCGTGTCCCAGCCGGCCTACTTCTCTGTAGCTCCGATTAACAAGGAGAAGACACTCAAATTTGATATGAATAACGAAGACGTCAAGAGTGCCCAGGTTATGCTGGACGGGCTCGGGTACGCTCCGGGGCGCAAAGACGGATACTTCGATGCCCAGACCGTGAATGCGGTCAAGAGCTTCCAGGAGAGCAGCAAGCTTGCGGCAACCGGTGAGATTGATGCCAAGACAGCGGATGCTTTGGAGAAGAGCCTGATTGCGCATATCCGCGATCCGAAGAATGATGTGCAGCTGGACCGGGCTTACACCGAAATCCGGAAGGAGATTGCCTCTCCTTCGTCGAATAAATAA
- the ftsE gene encoding cell division ATP-binding protein FtsE — translation MIEMQDVWKTYANGTHALQGVSVKIDRNEFVYLVGPSGAGKSTFMKLIYREEVPTKGQISVNGFNIGKLKPRKIPYVRRNIGVIFQDFRLLPKLTAYENVAFALEVIEAPKKIIKKRTLEVLDLVGLKSKANREPSQLSGGEQQRVAIARAIVNNPSVIIADEPTGNLDPETSWGIMQLLDEINFRGTTIVMATHNKDIVNTMRKRVIAIEHGNIVRDQLRGEYGYDF, via the coding sequence GTGATAGAAATGCAGGATGTCTGGAAGACTTATGCGAACGGAACACACGCCCTTCAAGGCGTATCGGTGAAGATTGACCGCAATGAGTTTGTGTATCTCGTTGGTCCCTCAGGTGCGGGGAAGTCTACGTTTATGAAGCTTATTTATAGAGAAGAAGTGCCTACCAAGGGCCAGATTTCGGTAAATGGATTCAACATTGGCAAGCTGAAGCCGCGTAAGATTCCTTACGTCCGCCGGAATATCGGCGTTATATTTCAAGATTTCAGACTGCTGCCGAAGCTGACGGCATACGAGAATGTGGCTTTTGCGCTTGAGGTAATCGAAGCGCCGAAGAAGATCATCAAGAAGCGGACGCTCGAGGTGCTCGACCTTGTCGGGCTGAAGAGCAAGGCGAATCGTGAGCCGTCCCAGCTGTCGGGCGGTGAGCAGCAGCGTGTGGCGATTGCAAGAGCGATTGTGAATAATCCGTCCGTCATTATTGCGGACGAGCCCACCGGCAACCTTGACCCCGAGACGTCGTGGGGAATCATGCAGCTGCTGGACGAGATTAATTTCCGGGGCACAACGATCGTTATGGCAACGCACAACAAGGACATAGTGAACACGATGCGTAAGCGGGTTATCGCCATCGAGCATGGCAACATTGTCCGTGACCAGCTGAGAGGAGAGTACGGGTATGACTTTTAG
- the ftsX gene encoding permease-like cell division protein FtsX — protein sequence MTFRTFLRHLREGTKNVFRNGWMSVASITSIIVSLFILGVFILLVLNVNQFADEADSQVQISAFLNSKVDQKTIQDVQTQIGNMPEVSRVTFVSRSQGLKDFKQKLGENGKDLLEGYTEATNPIPDTLKVEVVEPSTVPFVASKISALNEKYKAAPIYKVNYGKGTIEKLFKVTRAIRNIGFVFVIGLGVMAMFLISNTIRVTILARRREIGIMKLVGATNYFIRWPFFIEGALIGLIGSVITVTVLYAGYYQLIQSVSQDLTIPIRLVSLQSVGLPLAGLIIGLGLAIGIWGSTVSIRKFLKV from the coding sequence ATGACTTTTAGAACCTTCTTGCGGCATTTACGGGAAGGTACGAAGAACGTATTCCGTAACGGTTGGATGTCTGTCGCATCAATTACATCAATTATTGTGTCTCTCTTTATACTGGGTGTATTTATTCTGCTTGTGCTGAATGTCAATCAATTCGCTGATGAGGCAGATAGCCAGGTTCAGATTAGCGCGTTTCTGAATTCCAAGGTGGATCAGAAGACGATCCAGGATGTTCAGACCCAGATCGGCAATATGCCCGAGGTAAGCCGGGTCACATTTGTATCCAGATCCCAAGGACTGAAGGACTTCAAACAGAAGCTGGGGGAGAACGGCAAGGACCTTCTGGAAGGGTATACGGAGGCAACCAACCCTATTCCGGATACGCTCAAAGTAGAAGTGGTTGAGCCGTCTACAGTTCCTTTTGTGGCCAGCAAGATCAGCGCACTTAACGAGAAGTACAAGGCTGCCCCGATTTATAAAGTCAATTATGGCAAAGGGACGATTGAGAAGCTCTTCAAAGTGACGCGGGCTATTCGCAACATTGGATTTGTGTTTGTTATTGGACTCGGCGTTATGGCCATGTTCCTGATATCCAATACGATCCGGGTCACCATTCTGGCCCGCCGCAGGGAGATTGGCATCATGAAGCTCGTAGGCGCAACGAATTATTTCATTAGATGGCCTTTCTTTATTGAAGGCGCACTTATAGGACTTATTGGATCTGTCATTACCGTTACTGTTCTGTATGCCGGATATTATCAGCTAATCCAATCGGTGAGCCAGGATCTTACGATTCCGATTCGCCTGGTGTCTCTTCAGTCGGTTGGACTTCCGCTCGCCGGATTAATTATCGGGCTTGGACTGGCTATCGGCATTTGGGGAAGCACCGTATCCATCCGCAAATTCTTGAAAGTGTAG